The Aspergillus luchuensis IFO 4308 DNA, chromosome 7, nearly complete sequence genome has a segment encoding these proteins:
- a CDS encoding putative choline transporter Hnm1 (COG:E;~EggNog:ENOG410PG14;~InterPro:IPR002293;~PFAM:PF00324,PF13520;~SECRETED:SignalP(1-31);~TransMembrane:12 (i46-70o82-106i127-151o171-191i203-222o242-259i280-304o331-349i385-404o416-434i446-470o482-503i);~go_component: GO:0016020 - membrane [Evidence IEA];~go_function: GO:0022857 - transmembrane transporter activity [Evidence IEA];~go_process: GO:0055085 - transmembrane transport [Evidence IEA]) gives MDNSIKSAAPIAQPLDDKESGNIRVQNADELRLAQMGHKQELKRHFSVWSLIGLAANCTISWTGLGLGLITSINAGGPGALIYGFILVFILQCFLGTSLAEFVSAYPVEGGMYHWIAAIAPKRYSNVLSFATGWSTVFGWIFTTASTNLVYSSNFIALIALYRPNLVVQPWMTFVAYQGFNVITSGIVMFGNKWMPAINKFSLCYLQLAWFAILVTVAATAPKHNDTEFVFRTWINETGWKNNVVCFITGLVNPLYSLGGLDGITHITEEMPNPGRNAPLALACTLAIAFVTGFTYLLSLMFSVQDYASLADSPTGLPLAELFRQATQSRGGAFALVFLLWVAVGPCVIGSQLSTGRMLWAFARDDGLPFSKFCSKVNKRFGAPINAQLCVGIIIALLGCIYLGSSTAFNSMMSSAVTINNIAYLVPILTNVLLGRKTMHRGPFSLEYVSGMTVNIITVAWLVFAIVFFSFPYDMPVTASNMNYTCVCVGGFLLLELLWWIVAGKKYSRRMEKVREEEKNASQAVVVDLVGKS, from the exons ATGGACAATTCCATAAAATCTGCGGCGCCCATTGCCCAGCCCCTTGATGATAAAGAGTCTGGCAATATTCGGGTCCAGAATGCAGATGAATTGCGCCTGGCGCAGATGG GCCATAAGCAAGAGCTGAAACGTCACTTTTCAGTATGGAGTCTCATCGGTCTGGCTGCAAATTGTACCATTTCCTGGACTG GACTTGGCCTAGGTCtcatcacttccatcaaCGCTGGCGGTCCCGGTGCCC TTATCTACGGATTTATCCTCGTCTTTATCCTGCAATGCTTTCTGGGAACATCACTAGCGGAGTTTGTTTCTGCGTACCCAGTCGAAGGTGGGATGTATCACTGGATTGCAGCCATTGCTCCGAAACGTTACAGCAATGTGTTAAGCTTTGCGACTGGCTGGAGCACAGTGTTCGGCT GGATATTTACCACTGCCTCTACGAACCTCGTTTACTCGTCGAACTTTATCGCCCTCATTGCCTTGTACAGACCCAACCTTGTTGTGCAGCCTTGGATGACTTTCGTTGCGTACCAAGGGTTCAACGTCATAACCTCTGGAATCGTCATGTTTGGCAATAAGTGGATGCCAGCAATCAACAAATTCTCGT TATGCTACCTTCAACTGGCCTGGTTTGCCATCCTGGTCACCGTCGCAGCCACTGCTCCCAAGCACAATGACACAGAATTCGTCTTTCGAACCTGGATCAACGAAACCGGTTGGAAGAACAATGTCGTCTGTTTCATAACGGGCCTAGTCAACCCTCTGTACAGTCTAGGCGGCCTAGATGGGATCACT CACATCACCGAGGAAATGCCAAAC CCAGGAAGAAACGCTCCTTTAGCCCTAG CTTGCACACTCGCCATAGCTTTCGTCACCGGCTTCACCTACCTTCTCAGCCTTATGTTCTCCGTCCAGGACTACGCAAGCCTCGCCGACTCCCCAACAGGTCTTCCCCTCGCAGAGCTCTTTCGCCAGGCAACCCAAAGCCGCGGAGGTGCCTTTgccctcgtcttccttctctgggtTGCAGTCGGACCATGCGTGATCGGCTCACAGCTGA GCACCGGGCGAATGCTCTGGGCATTTGCCAGAGACGACGGACTTCCCTTCTCTAAGTT TTGTTCCAAAGTCAACAAACGATTCGGAGCTCCCATCAACGCCCAGCTATGCGTGGGTATCATCATTGCACTTTTAGGCTGTATCTACCTTGGTTCCAGCACCGCATTCAACTCGATGATGAGTTCTGCTGT AACAATCAACAACATCGCCTACCTCGTCCCCATCCTCACAAACGTTCTCCTTGGTCGCAAAACCATGCACCGTGGCCCATTCTCATTAGAATACGTATCAGGAATGACGGTCAATATTATCACTGTTGCATGGCTGGTCTTTGCAATTGTGTTTTTCTCGTTTCCTTATGATATGCCTGTTACTG CCTCGAATATGAATTATACGTGTGTATGTGTCGGTGGgttcctgctgctggagctATTGTGGTGGATTGTGGCGGGAAAGAAGTATTCGAGACGGATGGAGAAGgtaagggaggaagagaagaatgcctcgcaggcggtggtggttgaccTTGTGGGGAAGAGCTGA
- the YPT35 gene encoding uncharacterized protein (COG:S;~EggNog:ENOG410PQH4;~InterPro:IPR028648,IPR001683,IPR036871,IPR037917;~PFAM:PF00787;~go_function: GO:0032266 - phosphatidylinositol-3-phosphate binding [Evidence IEA];~go_function: GO:0035091 - phosphatidylinositol binding [Evidence IEA]) encodes MEPANEDIASVPPHQPRPSSPTQSSSPPSDIINNDTIAASLSDGVAVSNGSILPRAQDLSNKDRPVSGIVPPYWSHHRNASRASHISLDQAPGITLEDHTEDPDCETSRGLWAKSVVVDDHVVVQGKTGIGSYVVWNCRIQTLDGGPITVRLRYSEFDDLRQRLVASFPHAKNALPPLPPKSVIFKFRPSFLESRRVGLEYFLNCVLLNPEFSSSPVVKDFLFGRLC; translated from the exons ATGGAGCCAGCGAATGAGGACATCGCCTCCGTGCCTCCGCACCAGCCTCGCCCTTCCTCGCCTACCCAATCTTCGTCCCCTCCTTCGGACATCATAAACAATGATACTATAGCTGCATCCCTCTCCGACGGGGTCGCTGTGAGCAACGGATCGATTCTTCCTCGGGCACAGGACCTTTCGAATAAGGACCGTCCGGTGTCCGGCATAGTTCCGCCGTATTGGAGCCACCATAGAAATGCATCCAGGGCTTCACACATCTCTCTCGACCAGGCGCCAGGAATTACATTAGAGGACCATACAGAGGATCCAGATTGCGAGACTAGTCGTGGTTTGTGGGCGAAAAGTGTGGTTGTCGATGATCATGTCGTCGTACAAGGCAAGACGGGCATCGGATCCTATGTCGTGTGGAATTGCAGGATACAGACACTGGAT GGTGGTCCCATCACCGTTCGTTTAAG ATACTCCGAATTCGACGACTTGCGACAACGATTGGTGGCATCCTTCCCACATGCGAAGAATGCCctacctccacttcctcccaaGAGCGTTATAT TCAAATTTCGCCCTTCGTTTCTTGAGTCCCGCAGGGTTGGATTGGAATATTTCTTGAA CTGTGTCCTCTTGAACCCTGAATTTTCCAGCTCACCAGTCGTCAAAGATTTCTTATTCGGGAGACTGTGTTAA
- a CDS encoding uncharacterized protein (COG:S;~EggNog:ENOG410PR46;~SECRETED:SignalP(1-19);~TransMembrane:1 (n7-18c24/25o171-188i)) translates to MLLLRPLIAITSVVGLVLSQNTTSSIDPNSVPIETRKQWCQAQTSSCPLLCYQLPNTSGSPKENTCDAKTLKYQCICSNGLSPNSSQYSQTIPYFVCTEENDECVTKCNGDSSCQSDCRSQHPCGAQDPKRVNVTSTAASTTAAATTSLPPFTGVPDKGAAARPSTDLGQVYGLVVVVGAFLAGFTTLL, encoded by the exons AtgcttctcctccgtccccTCATTGCTATAACCTCCGTGGTTGGCCTGGTTCTCTCGCaaaacaccacctcctccattgATCCCAATAGCGTCCCGATCGAAACAAGAA AGCAATGGTGTCAGGCTCAGACCTCGTCATGTCCATTACTTTGTTATCAGTTGCCAAACACATCGGGCTCACCCAAAGAAAACACATGCGACGCT AAAACTCTCAAATACCAGTGCATCTGTAGCAATGGCCTGAGTCCCAACTCATCACAGTACTCACAGACCATCCCATACTTTGTTTGCACTGAAGAGAATGACGAATGTGTCACTAAATGCAATGGTGACTCGAGCTGCCAGTCAGACTGCCGGTCTCAGCACCCCTGTGGTGCACAGGACCCCAAGCGTGTAAACGTGACGTCCACCGCTGCTTCCACTACTGCCGCAGCCACAACTTCCCTTCCGCCATTTACTGGAGTCCCTGATAagggagcagcagccaggcCGTCGACTGACCTTGGGCAGGTATATGGCCTGGTTGTAGTTGTGGGAGCTTTCCTGGCTGGGTTTACAACATTGCTTTGA